A portion of the Paenibacillus hamazuiensis genome contains these proteins:
- a CDS encoding MBL fold metallo-hydrolase, which translates to MINIAVWGGAGEHGRSSYFIQKDRLRVLLDCGVKKEGAGQYPAVDAQEAAALDAVFLSHAHEDHSMAIPLLYKLGYRGLVWTTRATAEQLPGYFAAWKKYVVSRSAELPYGEEHIDSIRFAFLEERVDAGEWLTITPSLKVMWGRSGHLAGSVWLLLDMDGSLVFFSGDYSRESCLLAADWPELAGRQVELAIVDAACGMDEESQELKLSRLQETVAETAARGGTVLLPVPVYGRGQDLLVWLRETFPQLPVIAEADILGALERMLAWPDWLRPQAERCIREVLADGLVREVRDREERERLIGETGPRVILTSDGMMQSAKAQWYYRELSRNPAAASVVLTGHLAAGSFGDALLKSKSADGCRAELIRYKVHQGIRDVREMLDAVDSKETLLVHAGKASTDLAAAHLAQLGYKGIHSLECGDRLVTGGRGR; encoded by the coding sequence AAAGGATCGATTGCGCGTTCTGCTCGATTGCGGCGTGAAAAAAGAAGGCGCCGGGCAGTACCCTGCAGTGGACGCGCAAGAGGCGGCGGCGCTGGACGCCGTTTTTTTGTCCCATGCCCATGAGGACCATTCGATGGCGATTCCGCTGCTGTATAAGCTCGGCTACCGCGGCCTTGTTTGGACGACCCGCGCTACCGCCGAGCAGCTGCCGGGATATTTTGCCGCATGGAAAAAATATGTCGTATCGCGATCGGCGGAACTCCCCTACGGTGAGGAGCATATCGATTCGATCCGCTTCGCTTTTTTGGAGGAGCGGGTGGATGCAGGAGAATGGCTGACGATAACGCCTTCCCTGAAGGTCATGTGGGGCCGCAGCGGCCATTTGGCCGGCTCGGTGTGGCTGCTGCTCGATATGGACGGGAGCCTCGTTTTTTTCTCGGGCGACTATTCGCGGGAATCATGCCTGCTGGCGGCGGATTGGCCGGAGCTTGCGGGACGGCAGGTGGAGCTGGCCATCGTCGATGCCGCCTGCGGCATGGATGAGGAAAGCCAGGAGCTCAAGCTGTCCCGTCTGCAGGAGACGGTGGCGGAAACGGCGGCTCGAGGGGGAACGGTTTTGCTGCCGGTCCCGGTATACGGCCGCGGGCAGGACTTGCTCGTCTGGCTGCGCGAGACGTTTCCGCAGCTCCCCGTCATCGCCGAGGCCGATATCTTGGGCGCTTTGGAGCGGATGCTGGCTTGGCCGGATTGGCTAAGGCCGCAGGCGGAGCGGTGCATCCGCGAGGTGCTGGCGGACGGTCTCGTTCGCGAAGTGCGTGATCGGGAGGAGCGGGAACGGCTGATCGGGGAAACGGGACCGCGCGTCATTTTGACGAGCGACGGCATGATGCAGTCGGCGAAAGCGCAGTGGTACTACCGCGAGCTCAGCCGGAATCCGGCTGCCGCCAGCGTGGTGCTGACCGGGCATCTGGCCGCCGGAAGCTTCGGCGACGCGCTGCTGAAAAGCAAATCTGCGGACGGCTGCCGCGCCGAGTTGATCCGTTACAAGGTGCATCAGGGCATCCGCGATGTGCGGGAAATGCTTGATGCGGTGGACAGCAAGGAGACGCTGCTCGTCCACGCGGGCAAAGCGTCCACGGACCTGGCGGCGGCTCATTTGGCGCAGCTCGGGTATAAGGGAATCCATTCGCTCGAGTGTGGTGACAGGCTGGTAACCGGGGGAAGAGGGCGGTAA
- a CDS encoding VOC family protein, whose translation MKIARLEGLTLLADDVARLARFYQEVLGFDIVVEEEHYVEFRNTGVRLAICSKSLMSENTNDHPSFREIRKGQAVELNFQCDSPDQVYALYAEFVSKGAIDVTAPQIKSWGHTTGFFGDPEGNIHSIFAVNPV comes from the coding sequence ATGAAGATAGCAAGACTGGAAGGACTTACACTGCTGGCTGACGATGTGGCCCGCTTGGCCCGATTTTACCAAGAAGTCTTGGGATTTGATATCGTTGTAGAAGAGGAACATTACGTAGAATTCAGAAATACCGGGGTGAGATTGGCCATTTGCTCCAAATCTCTGATGTCCGAGAATACCAACGATCATCCTTCTTTCAGAGAAATTCGCAAAGGCCAAGCCGTCGAGCTTAATTTCCAATGTGATTCACCAGATCAAGTATACGCCTTGTACGCCGAATTCGTTTCGAAGGGAGCCATTGACGTCACAGCCCCACAAATCAAGTCTTGGGGGCATACTACTGGCTTCTTCGGCGATCCCGAGGGAAATATTCATTCCATATTTGCGGTGAATCCCGTGTAA